Genomic segment of Coffea arabica cultivar ET-39 chromosome 1e, Coffea Arabica ET-39 HiFi, whole genome shotgun sequence:
GGATCTGGAATTCGTGGCTCAAGACATCATCACATTCACCTCTATGTTAATTATTAACTGACTCTACATTCAAAATTTACAGAAGAATTGATAATTGTTTTTCTTTGTCTCCTTTTGTTTATATGTAGAACGTGAATGTTTGTTACTATACAGGGGGTTTTCCGGCGGCTtgggggggcttaagcccccaccaGCCCCCCCTTAAATCCGTGCCTGGTGACAATAATAGCCCTTTTTTCCTGCCGAAGGAGAAAGTGTGGCAGGAGAGAACTCGTTGATCATATGATTCCATGCAAACTTGGAAGAGACCCCTAGTTAGCGTCATGAGTCGAGAGTTTGGTACTGAGAATGATTTAGTACCGTCCGACAAGGACACAATTATGTTCCATGATATTTGACGCGTGAAATGATATATCGGACCCAAAGGacgaaggagaaaagaaaaaaaaaacccatagAACGACCAATACTTAAATCCTAGACCTCGTCTCcctgcatcatcatcttcttcttcctttttaaatttttattttcattttttttcggggtgaTAGTTGGGCTGGGGGCTGGGTGCTGGACAGCAAATCTTTAGCCATTTAGTTGATGCAGTACATGAAAGGGTAAAAAGTTCAGAAAGTTAAAACGTAATGGGCTGTAGGCATGCTGTTCTTTGACTTCGGTAATGCTTATATCAGATCCTGATTGTACGACAGATTTATGGCAAAAACGTCTTTGCGAATACATAGATTGTGAACGAATGTCTACACATTAAAAGAGTTTCAAAATCACACACTGACAATTTTAATGTAATTTGCAATAAACCGATTTTATCACACAGTTACAATCACGTCTAGAGGGATCTTGGCTTCAAGGCAATGGTGGAATGCTTCAAAATGTGCAAACTGAATTGTCCACCTTTTTCTGCGGTATCAATCTTGGATTGCCCTGGAGGAGGCAACAGCTCAAAATTCTGCACCAAGCGTCCCAAAGTGATACCAAGAATTGGCAATGCAAGGATGATTCCAGGGCAGCTTCTCCTTCCAACACCGAATGGAAGATATCGGAAGTCGTTGCCATTGGCATCAACGTTAGACTCCTCTTCCAAAAACCTCTCTGGTCTGAACTCCTCTGGCTTCCTCCAGTTCTCTGGGTTGTTTGCGAGCCACCAAGCGTTGACCAAAATCTTGCTCTCGGCAGGAATATCATACCCGCCCAGCTTGGCTTCATTGAGGTTCATGTGAGGCACCAAAAGAGGAATTGCCATTCGAAGTCGGAGGGTCTCCTTGACCACAGCCTGAAGGTATGGTAGTTTGAGGGTGTCGGGTTCAGTGACTTGCACACCAGGTCCAAGCACGGTATCAATCTCTTGTCGCAGTTTCCTCTGGACTTGTGGGTGGTTTACCAATTCCGCAATGCCCCATTCAATTGACCACAACGTTGTCTCAATAGCTGTTCATGAAAATTTATTTAGTACTTCAAAGTCGTCGCAGAGTTTCAAGTTTCGGAAAGTAAAAATCTCAAGTGTGTCATCTGATCTTTTTTCAATCATGCTTAGATGTTCTACTcctttcatcaaatttcatttcaggCAAAAGGAAATCATATTGTGGGCATAAAGATGAGCAGAATTCTTTATAGATTGTAAAGCACTCCCAGTAAGTTAAGTAGTGATTCCAGTCCAAGGTTGCACCATTCAAGGCATGAATCAAAGTAATTGTTGAAGAAGGTAGGTTACACTAACTAATAACAAAGTACATTAAATAAAGGTATTTAGAGAagttaaaaattaaatatattctTCAATTAAAAAGTGTACTATAatttgaaatgaataaaaaaataaaacaagactAATCAGAGTGAGAAACAGACAGAGAAGTATAATTCTACAGCTTCTCTAGTGTTGATGATGCACAACAAACTTGGCCAGACAATTTTAATTGATGAGGGAATCGATGAAAACAGAGGCCGAATCACAGCATCAGAAATGAATATTGCAGTAGATGAGAAATTTCTGCAAATGACATCCAGATCTTCCAGAGAAGGCCAAATTTAAGAAACTTTTACTTCTGAGTAAAAGGTGCATGTTAGCCTTCTACTTCtgagtaagaaacccttttttttttcagaaaaggTAAATGTTGGCATAAAAATGTGACAGGATTGCTTCATGTACATGATCTTTATTTCAGTTTCATTTGACAATCATATAATCCACTACTACATTCTTTTACAGGCGGAAACACAAAAAAGGTATACCAAACATTAGTTACTTATCCAGCAATTCGTCAACTCCAGCCGAAAAGGTTTAAGTAAAAAGTGGTTCATAATCATTGGATTTCATTTACTTACACGTTTGGTGGTTGGTGGCTGAGTAGGATGCTTCTATTAGTGCGCTACTGCTAATAAACTAATGGCCATCTAATCTAAGATGAAAGGGCGCTTATCCAAAGAAAACAGTTCATAAAAAGATCCAAAGTGGGGCTGGGTAACATCGATGAAAAAGTTAATGAAGTGAGAAGTTAACCTACCGGCAACATTGATGTTTTCCACAATGTAAAGGACATTGTCCTCGTTAATCTCTCCCTTCTGCTGTGCTTCAAGAATATGATCAATGGCACATTTTAGGCTGTTGCTATCCATGCTTGTTGTGCTTGCAAGCTTCCTGCAACCCAAAAATACAAAGTAAGAAGCCAAGCTATTAAGACTGTGACTATTCATTTGATTCCAGTTTGTGCTGCAAAACAAGCAAggctgaaagaaaaaaaaatggaaaactaatAATCATACTTCATTTctgtttgttgaaaaaaaaataatacaaatCATTTCCAAGTCCTAGGAAAACATTCCCACAAGCTATCCATACCTCATATTACAGCAAGAAGTACCAATTTTGTTTTTTCTAGTTAAATAAACAAGCAACGcttatcttttctttgtttGTGAGAGGTTGTCACGGTCAAACGCATAAACGAAATATCGCTAGAAAGTTTGAACACGAATCAGCCGACCCGACGTCAAAAGGACAACAAATGCATAAGACAAAAAGATTCactgagccaaaaaaaaaaaaaaaaaaaaaattcttggatCAAACTAGACATCCCAACTCCTAAGGGCTAAGATGCATTTACAGGTCAGAATCCAGAAACTCCTAAACTTTTCTTTATTAGCACATCTCCAGAAAAGGGTTTTCCCTAAATACTCCATCAATCATAATACATACTCTATCCAAATAATActctacagtaattattccaaataataaatatatccTTAGTTAATCTAGgagacttttaaaaaaaaaaaagtgctactTATGTTAATCAAACTACATTAGATCAATGGAGTTTCAGATAAGTAATGTATGAAGAGAAAAGTTCAGAAACTAAAACTTACTTCCTTTCGTCAACGAAGTGATCCTTGAACAGCTGCAGTCTCCTCTCCTTAACCTCCTTACAGATCTTCAAGTAACCCCTCAAGAAAGGCCTCAAGATGGGAATGAAATCACCGTAATTATATTCGAAGCTCTGAGCCAGCCTACTCCTCTCTCCGTTCAAAGCCTTAAGCTTATTAAACAGAGGATCATCCTCGCTCTCAAATCGGTAATCAAACATGATTCGGTACATATTATTGTACATCATGAGCTGCAACCTCCTCCTCAAGACAATCCCATTGGTGGAGGATTCAGGGTTCTTCTTAACATCCTCCACGACACGGGCAACCTCTGCCTCCCAACCGTGCCTATACTGCTGAACAACTTTGTTAGTGAAAAAGGGGACAGTCATAATCCTTCTCATCTTCCTCCAATGCTCGCCGTAGACGGTGAAGACCATATCCTGGCCTTTGCCGGTGAATATATCAAACACCACATTTCTGGTGCGGGAGCCGAACTCCACCCCCTGGGTGTGCAAGACATCTTTGGCAAGTTCAGGGGATGATACCACCACAAGATTGCGCTGGCCCATTCTCAGAAGaaagatttctccaaatttCTTGGCGTAGTCAGTGAGGTTGCGATGGTTCAAATCATCACCAATTTGTAACCAGTTTCCGAAAATGGGAACTGGGATTGGGCCTGGAGGGAGCTTGAATTTCTTGCCCCGTAATTTAGAAACAACGATGGCAACTATGATGGCTGCAAACAGTCCCAAAAGGGTCTTCTCTAGCAGGAGAAGATCCATGACGGTGTGGAGGGCGGTTTGTGATGGAATCAACTGAGAGTGGGAGGTTTGGTTTGGTTGAGTGGGTTGGGTGATGGAGTGGAATTGGTGCCGGAGTGACTATAATTTATAGCAGGGTTGGGGGGCAGTTGTCtagttgtcttttttttttttttgtggtttctCTTTTTCATTGGAGGAGGTAGGTGGCGGATGGAGTGGTAGTAGTAAGTAGTAAGTGGGGTCGGTGAAGGTGGGTGGGCCTTTGACGGCGTCAGAATTTTTGGACGTCGAGAAGGGAAGATAGAGGCGAGGGGCGAGAATGGTAGGGGGAACGATAAGGGAGTTGAAACTTGCAAAGGGAAGTAGGTGGGCGGGTTTGGTGAGCGGGAAATTTGCCAATATATAAGTTGAAATTGATTAACTTATTTTGTCATCATGGTTTGTGCGAGGTGTGGGGACTGGGAACGATGATGTCAAATTATTAGGTGCTGCAATCAAAAGTTGCCGTACCTTTGATTCTAATCCTCGTGGGTCATCAGCAGGCACGACACTTTTTGCTTAGATTGTaaatttttaaccaaaaaaaatgtttacatTTTTCATAGATACATTTTCATCAAacatatattaaattattacaTCACatgtttttttataaaattttcaaaaaagacAACCCAAACACAAGATCTAAAACTTTAGAACGGAGAATTTATTTGGATTAGTATTACTTCTcgtatattatattatacaaGTCGAATGAACTCTACTCATTTTAGTGCTCAATGACAAGTGTTTCAATTTTTTAAGCTAAAAATGCTGGAACGTGGCAGAATCAACGACAAGTGTTACAATTAGTTTGCCAAATTAATTACGCAAGTGTTACGCCTCAAATGTTCGTGCCATAAATGCGGAAACGCGCCAAAATCAGACGGAATTGACGAGGGCTTACGAGCCTTTAGCAAGGAAGCAAAAAAGGAACATTGCCGCCGATATAAGTCGAGAAAAGGACCGACCGCTCCCTTGTCAAGTAAAGGCCAAAGGGTTGTGCATTCTAATCTTGATGCCGGTACGAgcattttattgataaatgaactCTTATAAGTGACTTTAATTTCAAAGGGAATGATTTGACTCATAATGATAATAGGAGTCAGACACGCTTGAATTTTTTTCCTACCAAATAATGCACTATCTAATTGTCTACGAAAAGCCTTTTCAACAACAAATAAATGAAGCAAGtaatgcacttttttttttttttgcaacttcaCCATTTTGTATGAATGACAAGGAAGCacttaaaatcaaattttgagttattgtatCTACGTACACATCATTGTGGGAAAATTTATTCATAATCACATGTAACACATCCTAAATAAGTACTGCCCTACTATTTGTATAAGGTTTCTGTTGAACCAAAACAGGTTAATCCTACGTTTGTATCACTTTTGACATCCACTCATCAGGAATCGAATATCCGTAACATTTAATTCACAATCTACCGGTTGATTTCCTGCTATTTAACCGCAGGCATGTGTCAGACATATCTTGATAGCATAAAAAGGACGTGTCAGACATATCTTCACGTGGAAAtaaattttgttgtttaaatgTTACGTAGATACAAGTGCATCACAGTGATTTACGCTCTTTAGAGTGTAATACACATGTCACATCAGCATTCTACTTTCTCCTCTTTTATTATACTTTCACTCGCAATGGATTATACTCCATAATGTGTAATAGCATGGGTCCACAATTAAATCACAtgtttattttaataatgcataactcatatcccataaattaataaagtaatttttaaaaataattttgttattttttaaaaataaagtaTTAACTTTCATTAgattttttatcttttgaatttttttattttctaaaaataatattattaatttttaagtttgaacAATATATCTTTTGCTATCtctcaaaaataatatattgttatttttttaaaataattatgcaAACAAATTATGATACTTGTTGCAATCTAATTATTatagaattttttattttctaaaaataattatgcaaaTTTAGTGTACCGTTGAAAAAAATTAACGTTGAAATCATCAACATTTGCTGGGC
This window contains:
- the LOC113712254 gene encoding trans-cinnamate 4-monooxygenase; the encoded protein is MDLLLLEKTLLGLFAAIIVAIVVSKLRGKKFKLPPGPIPVPIFGNWLQIGDDLNHRNLTDYAKKFGEIFLLRMGQRNLVVVSSPELAKDVLHTQGVEFGSRTRNVVFDIFTGKGQDMVFTVYGEHWRKMRRIMTVPFFTNKVVQQYRHGWEAEVARVVEDVKKNPESSTNGIVLRRRLQLMMYNNMYRIMFDYRFESEDDPLFNKLKALNGERSRLAQSFEYNYGDFIPILRPFLRGYLKICKEVKERRLQLFKDHFVDERKKLASTTSMDSNSLKCAIDHILEAQQKGEINEDNVLYIVENINVAAIETTLWSIEWGIAELVNHPQVQRKLRQEIDTVLGPGVQVTEPDTLKLPYLQAVVKETLRLRMAIPLLVPHMNLNEAKLGGYDIPAESKILVNAWWLANNPENWRKPEEFRPERFLEEESNVDANGNDFRYLPFGVGRRSCPGIILALPILGITLGRLVQNFELLPPPGQSKIDTAEKGGQFSLHILKHSTIALKPRSL